ATGCTGTCCGACAAATATAAGGACAACCGTCTACAGTCGACAGGCTTTATGGCCGGCTGGGGGGTAGGCATTACGACGAGCTGCAAGGACCCGGTCCGCGCTATCAAGTTCCTGGATTTCCTTGCTTCCGAGAAGGGTCAAATCCTGAACAACTGGGGTGTTGAAGGAAAACAATACATCATGGAGAACGGCAAACGGGTGGTTCCGGCTGATGTGCAGAATCGCATCAACAACGACAACACGGCGTTCAGCAAGGAATCCGGCATTGGTTTTTATGGATACAGCCTTAAATACGGCGACGGCGTCAAGGATTCTACCGGCAATTACTATACGAAGAATTTCCCGGAACTAATCGTTCAAGGCTACTCCGATACCGATAAGCAAACCCTGCAGGCATACGGCGCCAAGACTTATGCGGATCTGTTTACACCTATGCAAGAATTGCCGGTGAAGCCTTGGGGCGCCGCTTGGAACTTGTCAGTACCGGCGGACGACGAGGTCTCAATCCTGCAAAACAAGATGAAGGACATTACCTGGAAGCGGATCCCTCAAGCCATTATGGCCAAACCGGATCAGTTCGATAAGATCTGGGACGATTACCAACAGGATTTGATCAAAGCCGGCGTGGAAAAAATGGAGAAAGGATTTACGAAATACGTTCAGGATCGCGTCAAGCTTTGGAACGAATAGGAGTGTACCTTTGTGCAGTATAGCAATCCGGTTATTCCCGGTTTTTATCCCGACCCGAGCATCTGCCGGGTCGGGGATGATTATTATCTGGTGACAAGCTCTTTCGAATATTTTCCCGGTGTCCCCCTATTTCACAGCAAGGATCTTGTCAATTGGCGCCAAATCGGACATTGTCTTATGACCGAGCGGCAGCTGCCGCTGGCAAACGCGGGGAGCTCGGGAGGGATCTATGCCCCGACAATCCGTCATCACGACGGCTGGTTCTATGTGGTGACGACGAATGTGAGCGGGATCGGCAACTTCTATGTCCGCAGCGAGCAGCCCGAGGGTCCCTGGTCCGATCCGGTACCTGTCATGCAGGAAGGCATCGATCCTTCTCTGTTCTTCGATGAGGACGGCCGCGTATACTTTCAATACGCTTGTTACGGCAGTATCTACCAATGCGAGATCGATATTTCAACCGGAAGCATGCTGACGGAGAGCACTCTGATCTGGGAGGGTACCGGCGGGGCTTATCCGGAAGCCCCTCATCTTTACAAGGTTAACGGTCTTTATTACTTGATGATATCCGAGGGCGGGACGGAGTACGGCCATATGGCGACAATAGCGAGAAGCGATTCTCCCTATGGTCCTTATTCACCGTGTCCCCATAATCCGATCTTGTCTCACAGAAGCTTGAACAGCAGCATACACGCCACCGGGCATGCGGATCTGGTACAGGCACATGACGGAAGCTGGTGGGCGGTATTCCTGGGCATCAGACCTGTTTCCTATCCCTTCCGGCATCATCTGGGCAGAGAGACTTTCCTGGCACCCGTGTCGTGGACAGCCGACGGGTGGCCGATCATCGGTGAAGGCGGGCGCATCGAGCCCCTTATGGAGGCTCCGAAGCTGCCGGAAGTCCGTTGGCCGCTGAAGGCAACCAGGGATGATTTCGACGAACCAACGATGGGTTTCGACTGGATCTTCATGCGAAATCCGGCGCCGGAAAGCTGGTCGCTTCACGAAAGTCCGGGGAATCTTGTGCTGCGCGGGAATAAGACGTCGCTTGACGACGCCGGCGCTCCCGCTTTTGTGGGCCGCAGGCTGTGCCACCTGTCATGCAGCATAGCTGCCTTGCTGAATTACGAGCCGGAAAGAGACGGTGAAGAAGCCGGACTTACCGTATATATGAACGCAAGGTATCACTACGACCTGGCCGTCAAGCTCAAGGAAGGCCGCAAGGTGATCGTATTCAGGCGAACCGTAGGATCACTGAGAACGGAAAGTGTGTTAGATTGCCCGGCGGGCTCTGTCATACTGAAGTTAGAGGCTCGGCCGGAATGGTTCGCCTTCTCCGTCCAGCCGGATCAATCCGATGAACTTGAATTAGGCTCGGGAGAATCGCATTTGCTCTCAACGGAGGTAGCAGGCGGCTTTACGGGCGTAATCGTTGCGATGTATGCGTTGTGCGAAACGGGACATGGCTCGCCGGCACGCTTTGATTGGTTCGATTATAATCCAGTGTTTTAGGATATACGGCGATCCTAACAAGTTGGCTAGCCGTGGGACTCACCGCCGACATTGTCATTCTATCGAGCGGATATACTCGAGGAGAACGGCTTCCCGAGCGATCCGAAGGAGCTTGCTTTCTATATGTCCAAGCCGGAACAATTCCTGGACATGGCGCAAGCGCTCAAGGCGAAGGGCATCTATCTGCTCGAATTCAACAGGACGTGGATATCTCTACTCTCGGCGAAGGCTTCTTTGATTGAAACCTGAACTTTATCCGAAATACAGACAAATATGTGGAAGGTCTGAAGCTTGCCGAGCGGGTGAAGCAATTGGGGCTTGCGCTTAATAACAGCGCGTTCTGGAGCGATCCGGGTAAACAAGCGGTAGCATCCGGTAAATTGGCGATGGTTTATTACGGCTAGTGGATCGCGGGCAAACATTCAGGAGGCGGCTCCGGATTCGGTCGGCAAATGGAGAGTGACTCACCTGCCGCTCGGGCAGGCGGTTGCGGCAGCGGATCGACGTTAGCTATCCTGTCGCAAAGCAAGAACAAGGAGCTTGCCTGGGAATTCATCAAGTTCCTGCTCGCATCGGACGAAGGCCAGAAGGCTTGGGTAGAAGGCGGCGGAGCTCCGGGCTACAAGCCGGCATGGTCGTTCCCTAAATTCAAGGACTTCACGACTCCGCTGACAGGCGAACAGAAATAAATGAAATCGGCGCGGAAGCTATGGAGAATTCAACAGATACGTCTATCGCAACCCCGCTGGACGCCAAAGCGTCGGAAATCTGGAATAAAGGCATCGACGAAGCGATTGAGAAGAACAAGGACCCGAAAGCGGCGATTCAACAAATCGCCGATGACATCGAAAAGGCCGTAAAGGCTGACAAGGACAAGCTGAAAGCGGACTTGGGCATCCAGTAATTTAGATTGTCGTACCGGGTCCGTTTCGAAGGAGCCGTCGCGCTTGGCGGCTCCTTCGAAACGCACCGCTTCCAGGTTCTGTGTGTGAAATATGGAGGACGCAGCCCAATCGATGGCGTGGGAGCGCCCTTTACTTTTCTTCGGTCTGAAGGAGAGGGGGATTCTCATTGCATAAGGTCATTCTCGTTGATCATGAAGAGGGAATACGCCATCAATTGCAAGAGACGGTTGATTGGGAACGTCACGGTTTCGAAGTCATCGGTGAAGCAGGTAATGGCAGGGAGGCGTTGCTCTTGCATGATGAATTACGGCCTGATCTGATCGTCGTCGAAATTAGCATCCCTGTGATGGATGGCTTGCAAGTGATGGAAGAAATTCGAAAGACAGATTCGGATTGCCATATAGTCATCTTAAGTCGTCTTTCAGACTTCTACTATGCCAAGACTGCGATTTCACTAGGGGTAACCTCTTATTTGTTGAAACCGGCAGAAGGAATTGAAATCGAGAAGGAATTGATGCGAATCGGAAAACGGATGCAAAAGAAGTCTGATTTCGAAGTCGCAGTGCTGCAAAAGAAAGAGCTTTTGTACTGGGGGGGGAGGGGAAATAACGACAACAGAGCGAATATGATGCGGCAGGAGGCGCCTGATATCGGTACATTATCGGACAAACTGTGCTACGCCATCGATATAGGGAATCGATCCTTGCTCTGTCGCGTGCTTGAGGAAGGACTGAATTCAATCGCGCAATACGACGGAGCCGAGCAGGCTGTCAAAACGGCGACCTCACAGTGGATCTCGCTCACGCTCACCAAGCTGTCGAAAACCAATGAAATTGCATACGTCGTTGTACAAGACGCTTTATCTGTGATTTCTCATATTTATGAGCAGCCCGATTACAAGACACTACAGCGGATGCTCGAAGACAGGCTGATGCTTCTTCTCGATCGGATAGGATCGGACTGCAGGGAATCGGTTATCAAGCAAGTATTGGACTTTGTAGAACGTCATTACGACGAGAATTTGAAGTTGGAAACGCTTGGAGAGCTGTTTCATTATAATAGCGGATACTTGGGCAGATTATTTAGAAATGCCACAGGCGACGCTTTCCGCACTTATCTAGATAAGGTGCGAATACGAAATGCCAAAATTTTTCTTGAGAGCGGTCTCAAGGTTCACCAGGTTGCTTCCCGGGTAGGAATCTCCAACGTCGACTATTTCAATAGGAAATTCAAAAAATATATAGGGGAAAAACCGTCCCTATACAAAAGAAAAACCGTCTCGTTTCAAGGCGAAATCGCTCAAAATGAATGACAGTTCGCTAACCATCAGGAGGTTGTTTTCGTGAAAATGGGAGTCGATTACTATCCCGAGCATTGGGAGCGCACCATGTGGGAGCAGGACGCGAATTTGATGCGCGAGACAGGCGTAAGCCTTGTTCGGGTAGCCGAGTTTGCTTGGTCACGCCTGGAGCCGGAAGAAGGAGGCTATGATTTCTCGTGGCTAGATGATGCGATAGACGTCTTTGATCGCCAGGGGATCAAGGTCGTCATCGGCACGCCGACTTGTACGCCGCCGAATTGGCTCGTGAACCGGTTTCCCGATGTGCTGCCTGTAGATGCCGTGCTTCATCCGCGCTATCCCGGGATACGCGGACACCGCTGCTATAATAGTCCGTCCATGCGATTATATGCAGAGCGAATTGTAGAGAAGCTTGCCAGGCACTATTCCAATCATCCGGCCGTTATCGGCTGGCAGGTTGACAACGAGTTCAGCCTGAACGAATGCCATTGCGAGAGCTGCAATAAGCAATTCCGTCGATGGCTTTCGAACAAATATGGTTCGCTTGATGCCATCAACGAGGCCTGGGGGACGGTCGTGTGGAGCGGCGAATACAGCAGCTGGGACCAGATTACGACCCCGCTTGGCGGTACGGCATACAAGAATCCATCGTATCTGCTCGACTATAAACGGTTCGAAACCGACTCCGTCGTCGAATTCCAACAGCTGCAGGTAAATATATTGCGGCGTTATTGTCCGGAACATTTTGTTACCCATAATATATGGAGCTATCCGATGTCGCTGGATTATTACAAGCTTTGTGAGACGCTGGATTTCGCCTCTCTCGATTATTACCCGAACACGAGTCCGGAGAAAGCAGTTTCGAGCGGTTACAGCGGCGCGTTGACACTTGATTTGACACGGGGTATCAAGAGAAGCCCTTTCTGGATCATGGAGACGATCAGCGGCCCGCCCGGCTGCTGGTTTCCGATGTGGCGGACGCCTCATCCGGGGCTCATTCGCGCGTATGCATGGCAGTGCATTTCCCGCGGAGCGGACGCACTCGTGCATTTCAGATGGAGAAGCGCTCCGATTGGCGCCGAGCAATTCTGGCACGGGTTAATCGACCATAGCAATGTGCCCGGCCGGCGCTTCGAGGAATATCGTGTGTTGTGCGAAGAAGTCAACCGGCTTTCTGAGGTGCTGGGCGGGTCTGTGGTGCTGAGCGAAGCAGCCGTGCTGCATTCGCACGACCTCTACAATGCGTTTGGAATACAGCCCCAAGTGGAAGGAATGCATTATTTCGATCATTTGAAGCTGTATCACCGGGCTCTGACCAAGCTGGGCATTGTGGCCGATGTGGTCAATATGACCGAGGATTTGGGCGGCTATCGGATGATTATAGCCCCATCCCTCTTTCTAACGGACCAGAGTCTTGCCGACCATCTGGAAACCTGCGTTAAGAACGGGGCTACTCTTATTTTGACGGCACGTTCCGGAGTCAAAAACATGAACAACGTATGCTGGATGAGTCCGCTGCCCGGTCCTTTGGCCGATGTTGCGGGAACGACCGTCGCGGAATACGATCCGGTCGGGAACGATATTCACGCGATCAGGACGAAAAGCGGTAAAACATATTCGTGCAGTCAGTGGTGCGATATTCTTGAGCCTGCGGGCGCGGAGACGATCGCCTGGTACGAAGACGACTTCTTTGCCGGTAAAGCGGCAGCTACGGTACGCGAACTAGGGAAAGGCAAAGTTTATTATTTGGGCACGATTGCCGAGGAGAGCTTCTATCTGGATCTTTTCCGAGAGGTGGTTCGCGAGGCCGGGGTAAACCGTCTCCCCGGACTGCCGGAAGGCGTGCAAATTTCTGTGCGGAGTAAAGGTACCACACTTTACATGTTTATTATGAATCTTACGCGGAAACGGCAGATCGTTTCTATTGGCGGCGAATTTTCGAGTCTCCTTCTTCGCAAGACGGTCGGGCCGGAGCTGGATTTGGACCCGTACGGAGTAGAAATCGTGAAGATGGAACAATAAGTGTCTCAATCCAAGACAAATCAATAACTTATTCAACAACGAAAGGAAATCGAACATGAATCAAGGACGGCAAACCATTCTGTTTCAGGGAGATTCCATAACCGATGGCAACCGGTGCCGCAATGAGGATCCTAATCACATTTTGGGACACGGCTACGCTTTTATCATTGCCAGCAAGCTCGGCTTCGAGTTGGCGCGCAGCCAGCCGCATTTCATCAACCGGGGCGTCAGCGGTAACCGGGTTTCGGATTTATACGCCCGCTGGGACGAAGACGCGATCAGATTAAAACCGGGCTTGATCAGTATCCTGATCGGCGTCAACGACGTTTGGCGGATTATGTCAGGTTGTTCGGGCGACCGTTTCGAAAGAGCGTACCGGCATTTGCTGGCGGAAACGAAGGAGACGCTGCCTTCCGCTGGAATTGTGCTCTGCGAGCCGTTTATATTGAAAGTCGGGGTGACTGAGGAGAAATGGGACGAGTGGCGAATACGGATCGATGACTACAGTCGTATCGTTCGCCAGTTGGCCGAGGAATACGATGCGGTATTCGTTCCCTTACAGGCGGCGTTCGACAAGGCCTCGTCCGGCATGGATCCCGCCTATTGGATATGGGACGGCGTTCACCCGACGGCTGCCGGCCATGAGCTCATTGCCCGAGAATGGCTGTCCGTCGTTCAGAACAGCCCGTTAGTCATTCGCTGAAACGAAGCCGAACTAAGAGCTCTGTGCCTGTTGTCTTCCAAATCGAGATGGAATAGGAAAAGGATTGTGGTTACTTGAACCTGAAGGTTATCGAGATATAACCGGATCAATTGCTGCCCGGTATTGTCCATGGATAATCACCGAATAAGTAAATGTAGATAATTTTATACAAAAGGTAGTTAGGATTCTATATTCATGTGTCTACAATAATACTGCTAGCTGTTAAACTGCAGCAATAAAACAGGAAGCTTTGCTGGCATGGTTAAGGCGCAAATCGCCAAGGGTCCTTTCGAACCCGCATTTGAATCGCTCAGGAACTTCAAGTGTCCGGATTGGTTCCGGGATGCCAAGCTCGGTATCTGGTCGCACTGGGGCGCACAATCGGTTCCCATGTACGGGGACTGGTATGCCCGAAATATGTATTACGAAGGTTCCGAACAGTATCGGTACCATATTCGCCATTACGGACATCCGTCTACATTCGGCTACAAAGATATCGTACAGCTGTGGAAAGCGGAAAAATTCGATCCTGAATCGCTGATGGACTTGTACGTGGCCGCTGCGCCAAGTATTTCGTTGCGCAAGCTATGCACCACGACAACTTCTTCAACTATGATTCGAAAATCCACTGCTATGAAAATCGAATTTTTAGTGATTTTTTAGATGGTTTTTTTATGTATTATTAGGAATGTCTTGCAGTTACAATAAAATAGAACCGCTTACATTCCACTAAGTGGGTGCATGATAACCACATCGAACCGCAGTCGCAAGTGCGCTGTAGGCTGGTTCGTTTCGTGACACTGCTGTGCCGCATTTATGGAAAGGATATTCATCCAAATTTTTTACTGTCAATTATGATGCTGCTCATATGCAGGGTCAGTAAATCTATGAAACCAAAGGAGAATTTCAGTGAACACAAAGAGATCGTATTTATCCGTAGTCATGGCCGTTTCCTTGCTGCTTTCGCTTTTCTCGCCCCTCAGTCCGGCCGCAGCTTCCGAGAAAGAAACCCCGATGCAGTCCTATGTCAGCGCGATGCAGCCGGGATGGAACCTGGGCAATACATTGGATGCATTTAACCCGAATGATCCGGAGACAGAAGGTGACGAGACGGCTTGGGGCAACCCGCGCGTCACCAAAGAATTTATTAAGGAAATTAAGAAGCAGGGGTTCAAAAGCATTCGTATTCC
This is a stretch of genomic DNA from Paenibacillus sp. sptzw28. It encodes these proteins:
- a CDS encoding response regulator, which encodes MHKVILVDHEEGIRHQLQETVDWERHGFEVIGEAGNGREALLLHDELRPDLIVVEISIPVMDGLQVMEEIRKTDSDCHIVILSRLSDFYYAKTAISLGVTSYLLKPAEGIEIEKELMRIGKRMQKKSDFEVAVLQKKELLYWGGRGNNDNRANMMRQEAPDIGTLSDKLCYAIDIGNRSLLCRVLEEGLNSIAQYDGAEQAVKTATSQWISLTLTKLSKTNEIAYVVVQDALSVISHIYEQPDYKTLQRMLEDRLMLLLDRIGSDCRESVIKQVLDFVERHYDENLKLETLGELFHYNSGYLGRLFRNATGDAFRTYLDKVRIRNAKIFLESGLKVHQVASRVGISNVDYFNRKFKKYIGEKPSLYKRKTVSFQGEIAQNE
- a CDS encoding glycoside hydrolase family 43 protein; amino-acid sequence: MQYSNPVIPGFYPDPSICRVGDDYYLVTSSFEYFPGVPLFHSKDLVNWRQIGHCLMTERQLPLANAGSSGGIYAPTIRHHDGWFYVVTTNVSGIGNFYVRSEQPEGPWSDPVPVMQEGIDPSLFFDEDGRVYFQYACYGSIYQCEIDISTGSMLTESTLIWEGTGGAYPEAPHLYKVNGLYYLMISEGGTEYGHMATIARSDSPYGPYSPCPHNPILSHRSLNSSIHATGHADLVQAHDGSWWAVFLGIRPVSYPFRHHLGRETFLAPVSWTADGWPIIGEGGRIEPLMEAPKLPEVRWPLKATRDDFDEPTMGFDWIFMRNPAPESWSLHESPGNLVLRGNKTSLDDAGAPAFVGRRLCHLSCSIAALLNYEPERDGEEAGLTVYMNARYHYDLAVKLKEGRKVIVFRRTVGSLRTESVLDCPAGSVILKLEARPEWFAFSVQPDQSDELELGSGESHLLSTEVAGGFTGVIVAMYALCETGHGSPARFDWFDYNPVF
- a CDS encoding beta-galactosidase, translating into MGVDYYPEHWERTMWEQDANLMRETGVSLVRVAEFAWSRLEPEEGGYDFSWLDDAIDVFDRQGIKVVIGTPTCTPPNWLVNRFPDVLPVDAVLHPRYPGIRGHRCYNSPSMRLYAERIVEKLARHYSNHPAVIGWQVDNEFSLNECHCESCNKQFRRWLSNKYGSLDAINEAWGTVVWSGEYSSWDQITTPLGGTAYKNPSYLLDYKRFETDSVVEFQQLQVNILRRYCPEHFVTHNIWSYPMSLDYYKLCETLDFASLDYYPNTSPEKAVSSGYSGALTLDLTRGIKRSPFWIMETISGPPGCWFPMWRTPHPGLIRAYAWQCISRGADALVHFRWRSAPIGAEQFWHGLIDHSNVPGRRFEEYRVLCEEVNRLSEVLGGSVVLSEAAVLHSHDLYNAFGIQPQVEGMHYFDHLKLYHRALTKLGIVADVVNMTEDLGGYRMIIAPSLFLTDQSLADHLETCVKNGATLILTARSGVKNMNNVCWMSPLPGPLADVAGTTVAEYDPVGNDIHAIRTKSGKTYSCSQWCDILEPAGAETIAWYEDDFFAGKAAATVRELGKGKVYYLGTIAEESFYLDLFREVVREAGVNRLPGLPEGVQISVRSKGTTLYMFIMNLTRKRQIVSIGGEFSSLLLRKTVGPELDLDPYGVEIVKMEQ
- a CDS encoding alpha-L-fucosidase, translated to MVKAQIAKGPFEPAFESLRNFKCPDWFRDAKLGIWSHWGAQSVPMYGDWYARNMYYEGSEQYRYHIRHYGHPSTFGYKDIVQLWKAEKFDPESLMDLYVAAAPSISLRKLCTTTTSSTMIRKSTAMKIEFLVIF
- a CDS encoding extracellular solute-binding protein, with amino-acid sequence MESDSPAARAGGCGSGSTLAILSQSKNKELAWEFIKFLLASDEGQKAWVEGGGAPGYKPAWSFPKFKDFTTPLTGEQK
- a CDS encoding SGNH/GDSL hydrolase family protein: MNQGRQTILFQGDSITDGNRCRNEDPNHILGHGYAFIIASKLGFELARSQPHFINRGVSGNRVSDLYARWDEDAIRLKPGLISILIGVNDVWRIMSGCSGDRFERAYRHLLAETKETLPSAGIVLCEPFILKVGVTEEKWDEWRIRIDDYSRIVRQLAEEYDAVFVPLQAAFDKASSGMDPAYWIWDGVHPTAAGHELIAREWLSVVQNSPLVIR